The Alphaproteobacteria bacterium GM7ARS4 genome includes a region encoding these proteins:
- a CDS encoding 2,3-bisphosphoglycerate-independent phosphoglycerate mutase, with protein sequence MSRQQPRVLLCILDGWGISPDVEGNAVAHAHTPTYDALIQHYPHCQLHTDGPHVGLPEGQCGNSEVGHVHIGAGRIVLQSLPHIDASIKKGSFYHNDALQETIAVLKGNKKTAHVMGILSAGGVHGHQDHLIALIEAIAQQHVPVCVHAFLDGRDTYPLSAPRSLTYLQQTLKKYPHAQLASISGRYYAMDRDRRWARTQQAWQAIAKGIGKHLQTDPQETLQRFYRDSITDEFVPPSIANGYHGMAEGDGIVLSHFRADRVRQLMLSFLDPDFDQFPRTHMPALSIALGINEYSLRLNRFMKRMFPPFYPKETLGDVIATERKRQLRIAETEKYAHVTYFFNGGQDRQCALEERQLLPSPRVSTYDLAPSMSAQLITDTAIKAMTSRHYALIVVNFANADMVGHTGCFQATIKALETVDTCLKQLLRAAKRDQYCSIITADHGNAECMFQPKSRKPHTAHTLNPVPFILVDDNAHQQRLLKKHHQGSLIDIAPTILHLMHMETPRIMSGQTLLHTDIRKKCAVP encoded by the coding sequence ATGTCACGCCAACAGCCCCGTGTTCTTCTCTGTATTCTCGATGGATGGGGCATATCACCTGACGTTGAAGGCAATGCCGTCGCCCACGCCCATACCCCCACCTATGACGCCCTCATTCAGCATTATCCCCACTGCCAGCTCCATACCGATGGTCCCCATGTCGGCCTTCCCGAAGGACAATGCGGTAATTCGGAAGTCGGGCATGTCCATATTGGCGCTGGACGAATCGTCTTGCAAAGCCTCCCCCATATCGATGCCTCCATAAAAAAAGGCTCTTTCTATCACAATGATGCCCTCCAAGAGACAATCGCTGTCCTCAAAGGAAACAAAAAGACAGCGCATGTCATGGGTATTCTCTCGGCAGGCGGTGTCCATGGCCATCAAGACCATCTCATCGCCCTCATCGAGGCGATCGCCCAACAGCATGTTCCAGTCTGTGTCCATGCCTTTTTAGATGGGCGCGATACCTACCCCCTCAGCGCGCCGCGCTCTCTCACCTATCTCCAACAGACCCTCAAAAAATACCCGCATGCCCAGCTAGCAAGCATCAGCGGACGCTACTACGCCATGGATAGGGATAGGCGATGGGCGCGCACCCAACAGGCATGGCAAGCCATCGCCAAAGGCATCGGCAAACATCTGCAAACCGACCCTCAGGAAACGCTCCAAAGATTCTATCGAGACTCTATCACCGATGAATTTGTCCCCCCCTCTATCGCCAATGGCTATCACGGCATGGCAGAGGGTGATGGTATCGTCCTATCCCATTTCCGCGCCGACAGAGTCAGGCAACTGATGTTGTCATTCCTCGACCCCGACTTCGACCAATTCCCGCGCACACACATGCCCGCTCTGTCCATCGCCCTCGGTATCAATGAATACTCCTTACGCCTCAATCGCTTTATGAAACGCATGTTTCCTCCCTTCTACCCAAAAGAAACACTGGGTGACGTCATCGCCACAGAACGTAAGAGGCAATTACGCATTGCCGAAACAGAAAAATACGCCCATGTGACCTATTTTTTTAATGGCGGACAAGACCGCCAATGCGCCCTCGAGGAACGACAACTCCTCCCCTCCCCTCGAGTCAGCACCTATGACCTTGCGCCATCCATGTCCGCACAGCTCATCACCGATACCGCCATCAAAGCCATGACATCACGTCACTACGCCCTCATCGTCGTTAATTTCGCCAATGCCGATATGGTGGGACATACAGGATGTTTCCAAGCAACCATCAAAGCCCTAGAGACGGTGGATACATGCCTCAAACAGCTGCTCAGAGCGGCAAAACGCGACCAGTATTGCTCTATCATCACAGCCGACCATGGCAATGCTGAATGCATGTTCCAACCCAAGAGCCGCAAACCCCATACAGCGCACACCCTCAACCCCGTCCCCTTTATCCTTGTGGATGACAACGCCCATCAGCAACGCCTCCTCAAAAAACACCATCAAGGAAGCCTTATCGATATCGCCCCCACAATCCTCCACCTCATGCATATGGAGACACCACGTATCATGTCGGGACAAACCCTCCTCCATACAGACATACGCAAAAAATGCGCCGTGCCATGA
- the carB gene encoding carbamoyl-phosphate synthase large subunit produces the protein MPKRTDIESVLVIGAGPIIVGQACEFDYSGTQACKTLKAEGYRVILINSNPATIMTDPHMADRTYIEPLTVDMVSKIIEKEKPDALLPTMGGQTALNLAMMLHETAVMAKAPTEMLGARIDSIQKAESREDFRLAMTKIGIPTVPGMQVSSLSDALSFAKNHPYPLIIRPSFTLGGSGGGIAYDEEQFRHIVQQGIDASLQSSVIIEESIIGWKEYEMEVIRDKKDNAIIVCSIENIDPMGVHTGDSITVAPALTLTDKEYQRMRDASLNVLREIGVETGGANVQFAINPKNGDMVVIEMNPRVSRSSALASKATGFPIAKVATQLAIGYHLDEIVNDITRVTPASFEPSIDYVVTKIPRFAFEKFPENPAILTTQMKSVGEVMALGHHFQDSLQKALRSLDLGIDGLCPPQQAHASLAPHDIIEHIKKPTPERLLWIAHALRLHIPLQEIYDASRYDPWFIHQIQDLVTCEAMLRQEGLPDDPDAFIALKEKGFSDTFIARCVDKPVHAIEAYKARHRLTPLYRRVDSCAGEFHSATPYLYSSWHGVVSQRRMKTFSLTPSPCESQPTDKDKVIILGSGANRIGQGVEFDYCCVHAAIALREMGLESIMVNCNPETVSTDYDTAHRLYFEPLTTEDVVAIAQTERQQGTLKGVLVQFGGQTPLSLSKPLVERDIPILGTPLASIDLAEDRQLFKELLKTLKLNQPPNAIAHSEEEAITIADALRYPLVMRPSYVLGGRAMEIIYDEGRLRHYMQKAHHIAQESGQDNPILLDSFLHDAIEVDVDALCDGKETYVAAIMEHIERAGVHSGDSACSLPPHTLSQEIIDAITKQSHMLAQHLHVRGLINIQYAIKDDTIYVLEANPRASRTVPFVAKASGLPMAKIATRIMLGQSLKHAMAAYDKTLDPPSLTHWSVKEAIFPFMKFPHSDVLLGPEMKSTGEIMGIDTSFERAFAKSQMSADSELPTKGCAFLSVQDFDKKTLTAELARSLVDKGFSLLATRGTKEWLESHHLPAHTVNKVFQGSPHIVDAIYRGTIHLVINTCNEKTTTIRDSFTLRRAAIATRIPYCTTLASAHAVVKAICTLTEHPLSVRPIQDYLQQT, from the coding sequence ATGCCTAAACGCACCGATATAGAGTCTGTTCTCGTCATCGGCGCTGGCCCCATTATCGTGGGACAAGCATGTGAATTCGACTATTCTGGCACGCAAGCCTGTAAAACCCTGAAGGCAGAAGGGTATCGCGTCATCCTCATCAATTCCAATCCTGCCACGATCATGACAGATCCCCACATGGCGGACAGGACGTATATCGAGCCACTCACCGTCGACATGGTCTCCAAGATTATCGAAAAGGAAAAACCAGACGCCCTTCTTCCCACTATGGGCGGGCAGACAGCCCTCAACCTCGCCATGATGCTCCATGAGACAGCTGTTATGGCAAAAGCGCCCACAGAGATGCTCGGCGCGCGCATTGACTCCATCCAAAAGGCAGAGTCGCGAGAGGATTTTCGCCTTGCCATGACAAAGATCGGCATTCCCACAGTGCCCGGCATGCAGGTCTCGTCCCTCAGTGACGCGCTCTCTTTTGCCAAAAATCACCCCTACCCTCTTATCATACGCCCGTCCTTCACACTAGGCGGAAGTGGTGGCGGTATCGCCTATGATGAAGAACAATTTCGACATATCGTCCAACAGGGAATCGATGCCTCCTTGCAATCAAGCGTCATCATCGAGGAGTCCATCATCGGCTGGAAGGAATACGAGATGGAAGTCATACGCGATAAAAAGGATAACGCCATTATCGTCTGTTCCATAGAAAATATCGACCCCATGGGCGTCCATACGGGTGATTCCATCACGGTCGCCCCCGCCCTGACGCTCACAGACAAAGAGTATCAACGCATGCGGGACGCATCCCTCAATGTCTTGCGCGAAATAGGCGTCGAAACAGGAGGCGCCAACGTCCAATTCGCTATCAATCCAAAAAATGGAGACATGGTCGTCATCGAAATGAATCCACGAGTCTCGCGCTCATCGGCATTGGCATCAAAAGCGACAGGATTCCCCATCGCTAAAGTCGCAACCCAACTCGCCATAGGCTACCACTTAGATGAAATCGTCAATGACATTACCCGTGTCACCCCCGCCAGTTTCGAGCCATCCATCGACTATGTGGTGACAAAAATCCCGCGCTTCGCCTTCGAGAAATTTCCCGAAAATCCGGCCATCCTCACAACCCAAATGAAGTCTGTAGGGGAAGTCATGGCGCTAGGACATCATTTTCAAGACTCCCTACAAAAAGCCTTGCGTTCCCTCGACCTTGGTATCGATGGCCTCTGCCCGCCACAACAAGCCCATGCGTCCCTCGCCCCCCATGACATTATCGAGCATATTAAAAAGCCAACCCCCGAACGTCTCTTATGGATAGCCCACGCCTTGCGCCTCCATATCCCCCTGCAAGAGATTTACGATGCGTCCCGTTATGACCCATGGTTCATTCACCAAATTCAAGACCTCGTCACATGTGAAGCCATGTTGAGACAAGAGGGATTGCCTGATGACCCAGACGCCTTTATTGCTCTCAAGGAGAAGGGCTTTTCTGATACGTTTATCGCACGATGTGTGGACAAACCCGTCCATGCCATTGAAGCCTACAAGGCGCGCCATAGGCTGACGCCCCTCTATCGGCGCGTGGATAGTTGCGCCGGCGAGTTTCACTCGGCAACCCCCTATCTTTACAGCAGTTGGCATGGCGTTGTCTCTCAACGGCGCATGAAAACATTCTCCTTGACGCCATCGCCATGTGAATCACAGCCAACAGACAAGGACAAAGTCATCATTTTAGGAAGTGGCGCGAATCGTATCGGACAAGGCGTGGAATTCGACTATTGCTGTGTCCATGCCGCCATAGCACTCCGTGAGATGGGCTTAGAGAGTATCATGGTCAATTGCAATCCTGAGACGGTGTCCACAGATTACGATACAGCCCATCGCCTCTACTTCGAGCCTCTGACAACGGAAGATGTCGTTGCCATCGCCCAGACGGAACGCCAACAAGGCACTCTTAAAGGTGTCCTCGTTCAATTTGGCGGCCAGACACCCCTGTCGCTGAGCAAGCCCCTCGTGGAAAGAGACATCCCCATTCTTGGCACACCCCTTGCCTCCATCGACCTTGCCGAAGATAGACAATTATTCAAAGAGCTCCTCAAGACATTAAAGCTCAACCAACCCCCTAACGCTATCGCCCACAGCGAAGAAGAAGCCATCACTATAGCGGACGCATTGCGCTATCCCCTCGTCATGCGCCCCTCCTATGTCCTTGGCGGACGCGCCATGGAAATTATCTATGACGAAGGCCGCCTCCGCCACTACATGCAAAAAGCGCATCACATCGCCCAAGAGAGCGGACAAGACAATCCCATTTTGCTCGACTCCTTCCTCCATGATGCCATCGAGGTCGATGTGGATGCCCTCTGTGACGGCAAAGAGACCTACGTCGCCGCCATCATGGAACATATCGAGCGGGCAGGCGTGCATTCAGGCGACTCCGCATGCTCTCTCCCGCCCCACACCCTCTCTCAAGAGATTATTGACGCCATCACCAAACAGAGTCACATGCTCGCCCAACATCTCCATGTGCGCGGGCTTATCAACATACAATATGCCATCAAAGACGATACCATCTATGTCCTCGAAGCAAATCCTCGCGCCAGCCGCACCGTGCCGTTTGTCGCCAAAGCATCAGGACTCCCTATGGCAAAAATCGCCACCCGTATCATGCTAGGACAATCCCTCAAACACGCCATGGCAGCCTATGATAAAACCCTTGACCCGCCATCTCTCACACATTGGAGCGTCAAAGAAGCCATTTTTCCTTTCATGAAATTCCCCCATAGCGACGTATTGCTCGGCCCTGAAATGAAATCCACAGGCGAAATCATGGGCATCGACACAAGCTTCGAGCGCGCCTTCGCTAAATCACAAATGAGCGCCGATAGCGAACTCCCCACCAAGGGCTGTGCCTTCCTGTCGGTGCAAGATTTCGATAAAAAGACCCTCACGGCAGAACTAGCGCGCTCACTCGTCGACAAAGGATTCTCGCTCCTCGCCACAAGAGGCACAAAAGAATGGCTGGAAAGCCATCATCTCCCCGCCCATACCGTCAATAAAGTCTTCCAAGGCTCGCCCCATATTGTCGATGCCATCTACAGAGGCACAATCCACCTCGTTATCAACACATGCAACGAAAAAACAACAACGATACGCGATAGTTTTACCCTCAGGCGCGCCGCCATCGCCACAAGAATACCCTATTGCACAACCCTCGCCTCAGCCCATGCTGTCGTCAAAGCCATCTGCACCCTCACAGAACACCCCCTCTCTGTCCGCCCCATACAAGACTATCTGCAACAAACATAA
- the greA gene encoding transcription elongation factor GreA has product MTETYPMTRRGYERLQEELGHLKNTERPNIVDAISRAREHGDLSENAEYHAAREKQGLIEARIRLLEQKIRCADVIDTASLSGKTVTFGATVIIRDEESGKEQRYKIVGEDEANVEKQEISIISPLARALLNKTVGDAVEVHTPRGSKEYEVIHVSFDSSS; this is encoded by the coding sequence ATGACAGAAACCTATCCCATGACACGTAGAGGATACGAGCGTCTACAAGAAGAACTGGGGCATTTAAAAAATACAGAGCGACCTAACATCGTCGATGCTATCTCTAGGGCCCGTGAGCATGGTGATTTATCAGAAAATGCCGAGTATCACGCCGCAAGAGAGAAACAAGGACTCATCGAAGCGCGTATACGCCTCCTCGAACAGAAAATTCGTTGCGCCGACGTCATCGACACCGCGTCCCTCTCAGGCAAGACCGTCACCTTTGGCGCAACCGTCATAATACGAGACGAAGAAAGCGGGAAAGAGCAACGCTATAAAATCGTCGGCGAAGATGAAGCGAATGTCGAGAAGCAAGAAATCTCTATTATATCGCCTCTGGCGCGGGCGCTCCTCAACAAGACGGTCGGTGATGCCGTTGAAGTCCACACCCCTAGAGGCAGTAAGGAATACGAAGTCATCCATGTGTCCTTCGATTCATCCTCATGA
- a CDS encoding peptidoglycan DD-metalloendopeptidase family protein: MRTTRHATRHATCHALFCLSVLLTPCAHVEAQEGEEGTAHGLDDTLPLVTHDLEHSKRNLQDIQERIDAAYGRHRLYQARSRAIEEEIAALRLELNAQTAQEQHVTQKQRAIERLIEAYHLAISEQKTLLQEQKKSIDRLVIILQHYALRPPSFAFFRPKEADTSIRHAILLRTLYPQFVAQATRHQRAMTSIHALIEKTSTEQKRLQELEKELLQEKRAMQLLIARKGQHRQQMTQSASVALRRAETLKAQARDLRQFIDKLILEEQEKQRQRQALKEREQRDNKEPAASNDIPSPQKPPPPTSPTTHAKKSPPPQHKERPSFHAPYRHAQQAKGKLTPPSTGRVVNRFREKTPHVYSEGVVIETGFNATIKACDDGKVLYAGTFRTYGHMVILSHHQDLVSIVSGMHGVLVSVEDLVAQGQPIGFMHRASDVAQGQNAPRLYMELRLRGIPIDPVAWLSSSIGQGHDSDNKI; the protein is encoded by the coding sequence ATGAGAACGACAAGACATGCCACAAGACATGCTACGTGCCATGCCTTGTTCTGTCTGTCTGTCCTTCTCACGCCATGCGCGCACGTTGAGGCGCAAGAGGGGGAGGAAGGCACAGCGCACGGACTCGATGACACCCTTCCCCTTGTGACGCACGACCTCGAGCATTCGAAACGCAACCTACAAGACATCCAAGAACGTATCGATGCGGCTTATGGACGTCATCGCCTGTATCAAGCCCGTAGTCGCGCCATCGAGGAAGAAATCGCCGCCCTTCGCCTAGAATTGAACGCCCAGACAGCACAAGAACAGCATGTAACGCAAAAGCAACGCGCTATCGAGCGCCTCATCGAAGCCTATCACCTCGCCATATCAGAACAAAAAACGCTCCTACAAGAACAGAAAAAAAGCATCGATAGGCTTGTCATCATCTTACAGCACTACGCCTTACGCCCGCCATCCTTTGCCTTCTTTCGACCAAAAGAGGCCGACACATCCATACGCCACGCCATTCTGTTACGCACGCTCTATCCCCAATTTGTCGCTCAAGCCACACGCCATCAACGCGCCATGACATCCATACACGCCCTCATCGAGAAAACAAGCACCGAGCAAAAACGCCTACAGGAATTGGAAAAAGAACTCCTACAGGAAAAGCGCGCCATGCAGCTCCTCATTGCCCGTAAAGGACAGCATCGCCAACAGATGACCCAGAGCGCATCAGTCGCCTTGCGTCGAGCAGAAACCCTCAAAGCCCAAGCACGCGACCTACGCCAATTCATCGATAAACTCATCCTCGAAGAACAAGAAAAACAAAGACAACGCCAAGCTCTCAAAGAAAGAGAACAACGAGACAACAAAGAACCAGCCGCCAGCAACGACATCCCGTCCCCACAAAAACCGCCTCCCCCCACGTCCCCCACAACACACGCCAAGAAGAGCCCCCCTCCTCAACACAAAGAACGCCCGTCTTTTCACGCACCATACCGCCATGCCCAACAGGCAAAGGGAAAACTGACACCACCCTCAACAGGGAGAGTCGTCAATAGATTTCGAGAAAAAACACCCCATGTATACTCTGAAGGCGTCGTTATCGAAACAGGCTTCAACGCCACAATCAAAGCATGCGATGATGGGAAAGTTCTCTATGCTGGCACATTTCGCACCTATGGACATATGGTGATCCTCTCTCACCACCAAGACCTTGTGAGCATTGTCTCAGGCATGCATGGCGTTCTCGTCTCAGTGGAAGATCTAGTCGCCCAAGGACAGCCCATAGGCTTCATGCATCGCGCCAGTGATGTCGCCCAAGGACAGAACGCCCCACGCCTCTACATGGAGCTACGTCTCAGGGGAATCCCCATCGACCCTGTAGCGTGGCTTTCCTCCTCCATAGGACAAGGCCATGACAGCGACAATAAAATATGA
- a CDS encoding RNA pyrophosphohydrolase yields MTLLSVGAENKKHPPSAYRLGVGMMVFNHQGHVFCGQRHDAKDDIWQMPQGGVDDNEHPLNAAVRELGEETGMASLVLLCESSRWYRYDLPSRLRGNVWNGRYRGQQQKWFAFHFVGDESEITLDAHAPAEFRAYKWASLDYLLQHVIDFKKTLYENVYGEFKHHKHLQKPPYCDAFSF; encoded by the coding sequence ATGACCCTTCTGTCAGTAGGCGCTGAAAACAAAAAACATCCCCCTTCTGCTTATCGCCTTGGCGTTGGCATGATGGTCTTTAATCACCAAGGCCATGTCTTTTGCGGACAAAGACATGACGCCAAAGATGATATTTGGCAAATGCCTCAGGGCGGTGTAGATGACAACGAACATCCCCTCAATGCTGCCGTCCGTGAGCTCGGTGAGGAAACAGGCATGGCAAGCCTTGTCCTCCTCTGTGAAAGTAGCCGATGGTATCGATATGACCTGCCTTCGCGTTTGCGAGGGAACGTATGGAATGGCCGTTATCGAGGACAACAGCAAAAATGGTTCGCTTTCCATTTTGTGGGTGACGAGTCAGAGATTACCCTAGACGCCCATGCGCCTGCCGAATTTCGCGCCTATAAGTGGGCGTCCCTCGACTATCTGCTTCAGCATGTCATTGATTTCAAAAAAACACTCTACGAGAATGTCTATGGCGAATTCAAACATCATAAACATCTGCAAAAACCGCCCTATTGCGACGCCTTTTCTTTCTAA
- a CDS encoding S41 family peptidase, whose product MLFLLCLGFFLSHPAYGETPQGTEAAAKEDKKDAMYRSLEDFGNAIDMVMHGYVEDVDVKALVGAAINGMLQSLDPHSAYLDEQFYEDMQIRTKGKFGGLGINVTMDEGVVKIVSPIDDTPAARAGLQSNDLIIEIDGAPVFGMTLQEAVNLMRGDPGTTIVIKVLRGKEEPRDVTIVRDIIKIKSVRGRLEGDVGYIRITDFNQNTRDTLITAIDELKEQKAKKDTHDPRIKGYILDLRNNPGGLLDQAIAVSDAFLSTGEIVSTRGRNKARIARWDAANDDLIDGLPLVVLINQGSASASEIVAGALQDHKRAIVLGTRSFGKGSVQTIRNLTPASAVRMTTALYYTPSGRSIHKKGIEPDIVVEQIPLPEETEEEDAERRAPTNKTEDADASDDTETNATSTHYSAESQKDFQLLRAIDLLRGVHYFQDAKMNATAHDPSVSRR is encoded by the coding sequence ATGCTCTTCTTGCTGTGTTTAGGATTTTTCCTTAGCCATCCCGCCTATGGTGAGACGCCACAGGGGACGGAGGCGGCTGCCAAGGAGGATAAAAAGGATGCCATGTATCGCTCTTTAGAGGATTTTGGCAATGCCATCGATATGGTCATGCACGGCTATGTAGAAGATGTGGACGTGAAAGCGTTGGTGGGGGCGGCCATCAATGGCATGTTGCAATCGCTGGACCCGCACTCTGCCTATTTGGACGAGCAATTCTATGAAGATATGCAAATCCGCACGAAAGGAAAGTTTGGCGGGCTTGGTATCAACGTCACGATGGATGAAGGGGTTGTCAAGATTGTCTCGCCTATCGATGATACGCCTGCTGCCCGTGCGGGCTTGCAGTCCAATGACCTCATTATCGAAATCGATGGCGCTCCCGTCTTTGGCATGACCCTGCAAGAAGCTGTTAATCTCATGCGAGGCGACCCAGGGACGACTATTGTCATCAAAGTCCTTCGTGGCAAGGAAGAGCCACGGGACGTCACCATCGTCCGTGATATTATCAAAATAAAATCGGTGAGAGGACGCCTAGAAGGCGATGTGGGATATATCCGTATCACCGACTTTAATCAAAATACGCGCGATACGCTCATTACCGCCATTGACGAGCTCAAAGAACAGAAAGCAAAGAAAGATACCCATGACCCCCGTATCAAAGGTTATATCCTCGACCTACGCAACAATCCGGGGGGCTTGCTCGACCAAGCCATCGCTGTGAGCGATGCCTTCCTCAGCACAGGTGAGATTGTCTCCACAAGGGGACGCAACAAGGCGCGTATCGCACGTTGGGACGCCGCCAATGACGACCTTATCGATGGACTCCCTCTCGTTGTCCTCATCAATCAAGGCTCGGCATCGGCATCGGAAATCGTCGCTGGGGCATTACAAGACCATAAGCGCGCCATTGTCCTCGGCACGCGTTCTTTTGGCAAAGGCTCGGTGCAAACCATACGCAATCTCACGCCAGCAAGCGCTGTGCGCATGACAACGGCGCTCTATTACACGCCATCGGGACGCTCCATCCATAAAAAAGGCATCGAACCTGATATTGTCGTCGAACAAATCCCTCTGCCAGAAGAAACTGAGGAAGAAGACGCTGAAAGGCGCGCCCCCACCAATAAGACCGAAGACGCTGACGCCTCAGACGACACAGAGACAAACGCCACCAGCACCCACTATAGCGCGGAGAGCCAAAAAGATTTCCAACTTCTACGCGCCATCGACCTGCTCAGGGGCGTCCACTATTTCCAAGACGCTAAAATGAACGCCACCGCCCATGACCCTTCTGTCAGTAGGCGCTGA
- the priA gene encoding primosomal protein N', with translation MMRVQVLLALPLDKLFDYEAESSVVCGQLVRAPFGTRHVVGCVWHVGGEGAYRGTLRSVLALEGDIILDKTLRDFIDWSAAWTCAPKGGFLKMTLGSMGGKGFIPSPRRDTRLVLSQAYQQAYASSLSVQQKKVVSHMRASAVAYGSQSSLAKACGVSASVVSGLCRQNIITSVSSQGTHASVSSLSRGWFMSSPPLLGRLNREQRAASASLRESLCGGFRVTLLQGVTGSGKTWVYLDLVREVLRTGKQGLILLPEILLTHHWLEHCRSILGVEPLVWHSGLSSSTRRALWHRVVRGEGDVVVGARSALFLPLKRLGLIVVDEEHEPSYKQEDGVVYHARDLAIVRAKGVPCGVILSSATPSIETYVNVRHKKYHRVLLQKRFREARLPRWRLIDMREETLHKGDFLSMPLLEGIQQRMEKKEQSLLFLNRRGYAPLTVCSHCGTWLTGPHCENRLVQHRHVPKMLCHYCGYDMAIPSHCPHCGESDTWRSCGPGVDRIEEELKRRLPHARVLVLASDRMKGKRAEMEDALGRIAGMDVDVVIGTQMAAKGHHFPAMTLVGVVDADMGACHGSYDLRVGERMFQTLHQVAGRAGRGEKEGEALVQTYDVDNDIFRALISHDTERFLRQESQGRARFSLPPYGSMAALILSSPNDTHVEQVARALAQEFPHQEGISLYGPTHAPIRMIAGRHRWRLLVKSDAKRSLAPLIRDWVGRLSLPSSVRCVIDIDPLSFF, from the coding sequence ATGATGCGGGTGCAAGTATTGTTGGCGTTGCCATTGGACAAGCTCTTCGACTACGAGGCGGAGTCATCTGTGGTGTGTGGGCAGTTGGTGCGCGCGCCTTTTGGTACGAGGCATGTTGTGGGCTGTGTATGGCATGTGGGGGGTGAGGGCGCGTATCGAGGGACGTTACGTTCGGTTTTGGCGTTGGAAGGGGACATCATTCTTGATAAGACGCTACGTGATTTTATCGATTGGAGCGCCGCATGGACGTGTGCGCCAAAAGGGGGATTCCTTAAAATGACGTTAGGGAGTATGGGTGGCAAGGGGTTTATCCCCTCGCCGCGACGCGACACACGCCTTGTGTTGTCTCAGGCGTATCAACAGGCCTATGCCTCTTCTTTGAGTGTCCAACAGAAGAAGGTTGTTTCCCATATGCGCGCTAGCGCTGTTGCCTATGGAAGTCAATCATCCCTTGCTAAAGCGTGTGGCGTGTCTGCGTCTGTTGTGTCGGGACTATGTCGTCAGAACATCATCACATCGGTATCATCCCAAGGGACACATGCCTCTGTCTCATCTTTGTCCCGTGGATGGTTTATGTCGTCGCCCCCATTATTGGGGCGTTTGAATCGGGAACAGCGGGCGGCCAGTGCCTCCTTGCGTGAAAGCCTCTGTGGCGGGTTTCGTGTGACGTTGTTGCAAGGGGTGACGGGCTCTGGCAAGACGTGGGTGTATCTGGATCTTGTGCGCGAGGTCTTGCGTACAGGCAAGCAAGGTTTGATTTTACTTCCCGAGATTTTATTGACGCATCACTGGTTAGAACATTGCCGTTCCATATTGGGTGTCGAGCCTCTTGTTTGGCATAGTGGTTTATCGTCTTCGACGCGGCGCGCCCTATGGCATCGCGTGGTGCGTGGTGAAGGTGATGTCGTTGTGGGTGCGCGTTCTGCCTTATTTCTTCCTTTAAAGCGTTTAGGGCTTATTGTCGTGGATGAAGAGCACGAGCCATCCTATAAGCAAGAGGATGGTGTCGTCTATCATGCGCGAGATTTAGCGATCGTGCGGGCGAAAGGTGTGCCATGTGGCGTGATTTTATCGTCTGCCACGCCGTCCATCGAGACCTATGTCAATGTGCGCCATAAGAAGTATCATCGCGTCTTATTACAGAAGCGTTTTCGCGAGGCGCGCCTTCCCCGCTGGCGTCTCATCGATATGCGTGAAGAGACTCTCCATAAGGGTGATTTCCTCTCGATGCCCCTGTTAGAGGGCATACAGCAACGTATGGAGAAGAAGGAACAGAGTTTGCTTTTTCTCAATAGGCGTGGTTATGCGCCTTTGACGGTATGTTCCCATTGTGGGACGTGGCTGACGGGTCCCCATTGCGAGAATCGCTTGGTGCAACACCGCCATGTGCCTAAGATGCTGTGCCATTATTGTGGGTATGACATGGCGATTCCGTCCCATTGTCCCCATTGTGGCGAGTCTGACACATGGCGTTCCTGTGGTCCGGGGGTGGATAGGATAGAGGAGGAGCTCAAGAGGCGTCTTCCCCATGCGCGGGTTTTGGTGCTTGCCAGCGACCGTATGAAGGGAAAACGCGCAGAGATGGAGGATGCGTTGGGGCGTATTGCGGGGATGGATGTGGATGTTGTTATTGGCACGCAAATGGCGGCAAAGGGACATCATTTCCCCGCCATGACATTGGTGGGGGTTGTGGATGCCGATATGGGCGCATGCCATGGCTCCTACGATTTACGTGTGGGCGAGCGTATGTTTCAGACTCTTCATCAAGTGGCGGGACGTGCTGGACGGGGGGAGAAGGAGGGTGAGGCGCTGGTACAGACCTATGATGTGGATAACGACATTTTTCGCGCCCTTATCAGCCATGACACGGAGCGTTTTTTGCGCCAAGAGTCCCAAGGGCGGGCGCGTTTTTCTCTTCCCCCCTATGGTTCTATGGCCGCGCTCATCCTCTCGTCGCCAAATGATACGCATGTGGAACAAGTAGCGCGCGCCTTAGCGCAAGAATTTCCCCATCAAGAAGGGATAAGCCTCTATGGGCCAACCCATGCGCCCATACGCATGATTGCTGGCCGACATCGTTGGCGGTTGCTGGTGAAATCTGACGCAAAACGTTCCCTTGCGCCCTTGATACGTGATTGGGTGGGGAGGCTGTCCCTTCCGTCATCGGTGCGCTGTGTTATCGATATTGACCCCCTATCCTTTTTTTAG